In Nycticebus coucang isolate mNycCou1 chromosome 9, mNycCou1.pri, whole genome shotgun sequence, the following are encoded in one genomic region:
- the IER3 gene encoding radiation-inducible immediate-early gene IEX-1 gives MCHSRSSLPTMTVLRAPTPVPSSPGPRRGSGPEIFTFDPLPEPAPAPAARPIVSRGHRKRSRRVLYPRVVRRQLPVEEPNPAKRLLFLLLTIIFCQILMAEEGVPAPLAPEDASSAVSPVSTSEPPVLEPLNLTSEPSDYALDLSTFLQQHPAAF, from the exons ATGTGTCACTCTCGCAGCTCCCTGCCCACCATGACCGTCCTACGGGCTCCGACCCCGGTCCCTTCCAGCCCGGGACCCCGGCGGGGCTCTGGTCCTGAGATCTTCACCTTCGACCCTCTCCCGGAGCCCGCACCGGCCCCCGCCGCGCGCCCCATTGTCTCTCGCGGGCACCGAAAACGCAGCCGTAGGGTTCTATACCCTCGAGTG GTTCGGCGACAGCTACCAGTCGAGGAACCGAACCCTGCCAAAAGGCTCCTCTTTCTCCTGCTCACCATCATCTTCTGCCAGATCCTGATGGCTGAAGAAGGTGTGCCAGCGCCCCTGGCCCCGGAGGACGCATCCAGCGCCGTGTCCCCGGTGTCCACCTCTGAACCTCCGGTCCTCGAGCCTCTAAACTTAACCTCGGAGCCTTCGGACTACGCTCTGGACCTCAGCACTTTTCTCCAGCAACACCCAGCCGCCTTCTAA
- the FLOT1 gene encoding flotillin-1 isoform X1 gives MFFTCGPNEAMVVSGFCRSPPVMVAGGRVFVLPCIQQIQRISLNTLTLNVKSEKVYTRHGVPISVTGIAQVKIQGQNKEMLAAACQMFLGKTEAEIAHIALETLEGHQRAIMAHMTVEEIYKDRQKFSEQVFKVASSDLVNMGISVVSYTLKDIHDDQDYLHSLGKARTAQVQKDARIGEAEAKRDAGIREAKAKQEKVSAQYLSEIEMAKAQRDYELKKAAYDIEVNTRRAQADLAYQLQVAKTKQQIEEQRVQVQVVERAQQVAVQEQEIARREKELEARVRKPAEAERYKLERLAEAEKSQLIMQAEAEAESVRMRGEAEAFAIGARARAEAEQMTKKAEAFQMYQEAAQLDMLLEKLPQVAEEISGPLTAANKITLVSSGNGTVGAAKVTGEVLDILSCLPESVERLTGVSISQVTISEVNHKPLRTA, from the exons ATGTTTTTCACGTGTGGCCCGAATGAAGCCATGGTGGTCTCCG GTTTCTGCCGAAGCCCCCCAGTCATGGTGGCTGGAGGACGTGTCTTTGTCCTGCCCTGCATCCAGCAAATCCAGAG GATCTCTCTCAACACATTGACCCTCAATGTCAAGAGTGAAAAGGTTTACACTCGCCATGGGGTCCCCATCTCAGTCACTGGCATTGCCCAG GTAAAAATCCAAGGGCAAAACAAGGAGATGTTGGCAGCTGCCTGCCAGATGTTCCTGGGGAAGACAGAGGCTGAGATTGCCCATATTGCACTGGAGACACTGGAGGGCCACCAGAGAGCTATTATGGCCCACATGACTGTGGAG GAGATCTATAAGGACAGGCAGAAATTCTCAGAACAAGTTTTCAAAGTGGCCTCATCAGACCTGGTCAACATGGGCATCAGTGTGGTTAGCTACACCCTAAAGGACATTCATGATGACCAG GACTATTTGCATTCTTTGGGGAAGGCTCGAACAGCCCAAGTCCAAAAAGATGCTCGGATTGGGGAAGCAGAGGCCAAGCGAGATGCTGGGATCCGG GAGGCCAAAGCCAAGCAGGAAAAGGTATCTGCTCAGTACCTGAGTGAGATTGAGATGGCCAAGGCACAGAGGGATTATGAGCTGAAGAAGGCCGCATATGACATCGAGGTCAACACCCGCCGAGCACAAGCTGACCTGGCCTATCAACTTCAG GTGGCCAAGACTAAGCAGCAGATCGAGGAGCAGCGCGTGCAGGTGCAGGTAGTGGAGCGAGCCCAGCAGGTGGCAGTGCAGGAGCAGGAGATCGCCCGCCGAGAGAAGGAGCTGGAGGCCCGGGTGCGGAAGCCCGCGGAAGCTGAACGCTACAAGCTGGAGCGCCTCGCTGAGGCAGAGAA GTCCCAGCTGATTATGCAGGCAGAGGCAGAAGCTGAGTCTGTGCGG ATGcgtggggaagctgaggcctttGCCATAGGGGCCCGAGCCCGAGCTGAGGCTGAGCAGATGACCAAGAAGGCAGAAGCATTCCAGATGTACCAGGAGGCTGCGCAGCTGGACATGCTTCTAGAGAAGTTGCCTCAG GTGGCAGAGGAGATTAGTGGTCCCTTGACCGCTGCCAATAAGATCACACTGGTGTCCAGTGGAAATGGGACCGTAGGGGCAGCCAAAGTGACTGGGGAAGTACTGGACATCTTAAGCTGCCTGCCAGAGAGTGTGGAGAGACTCACAGGTGTCAGCATCTCCCAGGTGACAATCTCTGAG GTGAACCACAAGCCTCTGCGAACAGCCTGA
- the FLOT1 gene encoding flotillin-1 isoform X2 produces MFFTCGPNEAMVVSGFCRSPPVMVAGGRVFVLPCIQQIQRISLNTLTLNVKSEKVYTRHGVPISVTGIAQVKIQGQNKEMLAAACQMFLGKTEAEIAHIALETLEGHQRAIMAHMTVEEIYKDRQKFSEQVFKVASSDLVNMGISVVSYTLKDIHDDQDYLHSLGKARTAQVQKDARIGEAEAKRDAGIREAKAKQEKVSAQYLSEIEMAKAQRDYELKKAAYDIEVNTRRAQADLAYQLQVAKTKQQIEEQRVQVQVVERAQQVAVQEQEIARREKELEARVRKPAEAERYKLERLAEAEKSQLIMQAEAEAESVRMRGEAEAFAIGARARAEAEQMTKKAEAFQMYQEAAQLDMLLEKLPQVAEEISGPLTAANKITLVSSGNGTVGAAKVTGEVLDILSCLPESVERLTGVSISQVNHKPLRTA; encoded by the exons ATGTTTTTCACGTGTGGCCCGAATGAAGCCATGGTGGTCTCCG GTTTCTGCCGAAGCCCCCCAGTCATGGTGGCTGGAGGACGTGTCTTTGTCCTGCCCTGCATCCAGCAAATCCAGAG GATCTCTCTCAACACATTGACCCTCAATGTCAAGAGTGAAAAGGTTTACACTCGCCATGGGGTCCCCATCTCAGTCACTGGCATTGCCCAG GTAAAAATCCAAGGGCAAAACAAGGAGATGTTGGCAGCTGCCTGCCAGATGTTCCTGGGGAAGACAGAGGCTGAGATTGCCCATATTGCACTGGAGACACTGGAGGGCCACCAGAGAGCTATTATGGCCCACATGACTGTGGAG GAGATCTATAAGGACAGGCAGAAATTCTCAGAACAAGTTTTCAAAGTGGCCTCATCAGACCTGGTCAACATGGGCATCAGTGTGGTTAGCTACACCCTAAAGGACATTCATGATGACCAG GACTATTTGCATTCTTTGGGGAAGGCTCGAACAGCCCAAGTCCAAAAAGATGCTCGGATTGGGGAAGCAGAGGCCAAGCGAGATGCTGGGATCCGG GAGGCCAAAGCCAAGCAGGAAAAGGTATCTGCTCAGTACCTGAGTGAGATTGAGATGGCCAAGGCACAGAGGGATTATGAGCTGAAGAAGGCCGCATATGACATCGAGGTCAACACCCGCCGAGCACAAGCTGACCTGGCCTATCAACTTCAG GTGGCCAAGACTAAGCAGCAGATCGAGGAGCAGCGCGTGCAGGTGCAGGTAGTGGAGCGAGCCCAGCAGGTGGCAGTGCAGGAGCAGGAGATCGCCCGCCGAGAGAAGGAGCTGGAGGCCCGGGTGCGGAAGCCCGCGGAAGCTGAACGCTACAAGCTGGAGCGCCTCGCTGAGGCAGAGAA GTCCCAGCTGATTATGCAGGCAGAGGCAGAAGCTGAGTCTGTGCGG ATGcgtggggaagctgaggcctttGCCATAGGGGCCCGAGCCCGAGCTGAGGCTGAGCAGATGACCAAGAAGGCAGAAGCATTCCAGATGTACCAGGAGGCTGCGCAGCTGGACATGCTTCTAGAGAAGTTGCCTCAG GTGGCAGAGGAGATTAGTGGTCCCTTGACCGCTGCCAATAAGATCACACTGGTGTCCAGTGGAAATGGGACCGTAGGGGCAGCCAAAGTGACTGGGGAAGTACTGGACATCTTAAGCTGCCTGCCAGAGAGTGTGGAGAGACTCACAGGTGTCAGCATCTCCCAG GTGAACCACAAGCCTCTGCGAACAGCCTGA
- the FLOT1 gene encoding flotillin-1 isoform X3, translated as MLAAACQMFLGKTEAEIAHIALETLEGHQRAIMAHMTVEEIYKDRQKFSEQVFKVASSDLVNMGISVVSYTLKDIHDDQDYLHSLGKARTAQVQKDARIGEAEAKRDAGIREAKAKQEKVSAQYLSEIEMAKAQRDYELKKAAYDIEVNTRRAQADLAYQLQVAKTKQQIEEQRVQVQVVERAQQVAVQEQEIARREKELEARVRKPAEAERYKLERLAEAEKSQLIMQAEAEAESVRMRGEAEAFAIGARARAEAEQMTKKAEAFQMYQEAAQLDMLLEKLPQVAEEISGPLTAANKITLVSSGNGTVGAAKVTGEVLDILSCLPESVERLTGVSISQVTISEVNHKPLRTA; from the exons ATGTTGGCAGCTGCCTGCCAGATGTTCCTGGGGAAGACAGAGGCTGAGATTGCCCATATTGCACTGGAGACACTGGAGGGCCACCAGAGAGCTATTATGGCCCACATGACTGTGGAG GAGATCTATAAGGACAGGCAGAAATTCTCAGAACAAGTTTTCAAAGTGGCCTCATCAGACCTGGTCAACATGGGCATCAGTGTGGTTAGCTACACCCTAAAGGACATTCATGATGACCAG GACTATTTGCATTCTTTGGGGAAGGCTCGAACAGCCCAAGTCCAAAAAGATGCTCGGATTGGGGAAGCAGAGGCCAAGCGAGATGCTGGGATCCGG GAGGCCAAAGCCAAGCAGGAAAAGGTATCTGCTCAGTACCTGAGTGAGATTGAGATGGCCAAGGCACAGAGGGATTATGAGCTGAAGAAGGCCGCATATGACATCGAGGTCAACACCCGCCGAGCACAAGCTGACCTGGCCTATCAACTTCAG GTGGCCAAGACTAAGCAGCAGATCGAGGAGCAGCGCGTGCAGGTGCAGGTAGTGGAGCGAGCCCAGCAGGTGGCAGTGCAGGAGCAGGAGATCGCCCGCCGAGAGAAGGAGCTGGAGGCCCGGGTGCGGAAGCCCGCGGAAGCTGAACGCTACAAGCTGGAGCGCCTCGCTGAGGCAGAGAA GTCCCAGCTGATTATGCAGGCAGAGGCAGAAGCTGAGTCTGTGCGG ATGcgtggggaagctgaggcctttGCCATAGGGGCCCGAGCCCGAGCTGAGGCTGAGCAGATGACCAAGAAGGCAGAAGCATTCCAGATGTACCAGGAGGCTGCGCAGCTGGACATGCTTCTAGAGAAGTTGCCTCAG GTGGCAGAGGAGATTAGTGGTCCCTTGACCGCTGCCAATAAGATCACACTGGTGTCCAGTGGAAATGGGACCGTAGGGGCAGCCAAAGTGACTGGGGAAGTACTGGACATCTTAAGCTGCCTGCCAGAGAGTGTGGAGAGACTCACAGGTGTCAGCATCTCCCAGGTGACAATCTCTGAG GTGAACCACAAGCCTCTGCGAACAGCCTGA